Proteins from a single region of Thunnus albacares chromosome 14, fThuAlb1.1, whole genome shotgun sequence:
- the ciao2b gene encoding cytosolic iron-sulfur assembly component 2B, which yields MSGGTRLENANPVIFQRSGERLLTASDEDEDVHDPIDDREIFDLIRSINDPEHPLSLEELNVVEQIRVKVNDAESTVGIEFTPTIPHCSMATLIGLSIKVKLLRSLPDRFKIDVHITPGTHASEEAVNKQLADKERVAAALENSSLLEVVNQCLTSRSI from the exons ATGTCTGGGGGAACCCGTTTGGAGAACGCAAACCCTGTGATTTTCCAGCGGTCCGGGGAGAGACTGCTGACAGCGTCCGATGAGGATGAAGACGTTCACGACCCCATCGACGACAGAGAAATATTCG ATCTGATCAGATCCATCAACGACCCAGAACACCCCCTGTCTCTGGAGGAACTCAATGTCGTGGAGCAAATCCGAGTCAAA GTGAACGATGCAGAGAGCACTGTGGGTATTGAGTTCACACCCACGATCCCTCACTGCAGCATGGCGACACTCATCGGTCTGTCAATCAAAGTCAAGCTGCTTCGCTCCCTGCCGGACAGGTTCAaa ATTGACGTCCACATCACTCCAGGGACTCACGCCTCAGAGGAAGCAG tgaacAAACAGCTGgcagacaaagagagagtgGCAGCAGCTCTGGAGAACTCCTCGCTACTGGAGGTGGTCAACCAGTGCCTGACCTCCAGGAGCATCTGA
- the wipf1b gene encoding WAS/WASL-interacting protein family member 1, producing the protein MPAPPPPPPPGPPPPPSLAVANTERPSPKGRNALLSDICKGAKLKKAVTNDRSGPLLDKPKGGGGVGGGGGGGGGGGGGGGGGGGGGGFGGGAPGGLGGLFAGGMPKLRSATNRDSSDSGPSRAPMLPPGGRSSGPSPFGGGGSPSGPPKLPGAPAGFRSNVPDIPKGRSNLSRQDTPGGPPPPVPNTPRPNQSFLSRGGPPPPSLPGGPRPSHASSGPPPPSVPPGRHGPLPPPPGGSSPGPRAGFSGPPPPPPNSSRPPLPPAPGGRPPLPDDRPPPPPAPLGGHRPSMPRDVPPPPPSVNSKPPSSVSSPSSRSSTGGGAPPLPPGRPGPPPLPPSPAGGDDHNIPRLPQRNSSLNSPSGPPHGRTGPLPPPPNERPPSLGRNQSSARTGPLPPPPPSGRGVGGGSVRSSPAPSPLGRPGPEPPRGGPGGRPPLPPDRPGTGGAPPPPPPMGNGFQNSHHNQIQDEWECRFSFHPVSDFPPPEPYVPCQKTYPSKIAKTDGKGSGKKERGAPPLPPISR; encoded by the exons ATGCCTGCCCCAcctcccccaccacccccagggcctccccctcctccctcccttgcTGTT GCCAACACAGAGAGGCCGAGTCCGAAGGGAAGGAACGCTCTGTTGTCTGACATTTGTAAAGGCGCCAAACTAAAGAAGGCTGTTACCAATGACCGCAGTGGACCCTTATTGGACA AACCCAAAGGAGgtggaggagtaggaggaggaggaggtggtggtggtggaggaggaggaggtggaggaggtggaggtggcgGAGGAGGTTTTGGTGGTGGCGCTCCTGGTGGTTTAGGTGGCCTGTTCGCAGGAGGGATGCCAAAACTGAGGTCTGCAACAAACAGAGACTCCTctg aCTCAGGACCCAGTCGAGCACCTATGCTCCCCCCAGGAGGCCGCTCTAGTGGCCCCAGCCCCTTCGGTGGAGGTGGAAGCCCCTCTGGCCCACCTAAACTCCCGGGAGCCCCTGCTGGTTTCCGTAGCAATGTCCCTGATATTCCCAAGGGCCGCTCGAATCTCTCAAGACAAGACACTCCAGGAGGCCCCCCTCCTCCCGTACCCAACACACCTCGACCAAACCAGAGCTTCCTGTCTCGTGGGGGCCCACCGCCGCCGTCACTCCCCGGAGGACCCAGACCCAGCCATGCTTCTTCTGGACCTCCACCTCCTAGTGTTCCACCAGGGAGGCACGGGCCTCTCCCCCCACCTCCAGGAGGCTCTTCCCCTGGCCCACGAGCGGGCTTCTCCgggcctcctcctccacccccaaACAGCAGCCGACCTCCTTTACCGCCAGCTCCTGGAGGGAGGCCCCCACTTCCTGACGACCggcctccaccaccaccagctcCTCTGGGAGGTCATCGGCCATCTATGCCCCGCGAtgttccccctcctcctccctctgtcaaCTCCAAACCGccttcctctgtctcttcccCCTCTTCTCGTTCCTCCACTGGTGGGGGTGCGCCGCCTCTCCCACCGGGCCGACCGggccctcctcctctcccacccTCCCCAGCTGGAGGGGATGATCACAACATCCCTCGTCTTCCTCAAAGGAACAGCTCACTTAACAG CCCTTCAGGTCCACCGCATGGCCGGACAGGACCTCTCCCTCCCCCACCGAACGAGAGGCCGCCATCTCTTGGAAGGAACCAGTCTTCCGCACGCACAG GgccccttcctccccctcctccctcagGTCGTGGCGTGGGTGGAGGAAGTGTGAGGTCGTCGCCAGCTCCTTCTCCTCTCGGTCGGCCAGGCCCAGAGCCCCCTCGTGGTGGACCTGGCGGTAGACCCCCACTCCCTCCAGACAGGCCCGGGACAGGAGGGGCCCCCCCTCCTCCGCCACCCATGGGCAACGGCTTCCAAAACTCTCACCACAACCAGATACAAG ATGAGTGGGAGTGTCGGTTCAGTTTCCATCCAGTGTCGGACTTTCCTCCACCTGAACCCTACGTGCCCTGCCAGAAGACCTACCCCAGCAAGATTGCCAAGACTGACGGCAAAG GTTctgggaagaaggagagaggagctcctcctcttcctcctatATCCAGGTGA